TGGGGGTGCCTCGGGACCCGATTCAGATCATCGCCGGCGACGGCGGCCGGACCCTGGTCCAGCCGGCGACCGGACGCGACCTGACCCGGTCCATGACCACCTTCAGTCAGGCGTTTTTGAAAGGGTTGAACGACGTGGATGGCTTCATCCTCAAGAGCCGGTCTCCCAGTTGCGGAATCCGGGACACCAAGATCCACGACGCCGACCAGGTGACGGTGCTGGAACGGGACGCCGGGGTCTTTGCCGCGGCCGTTCTGGAGCACTTTCCCGACGCTGCCGTCGAGGACGAGAAGCGCCTCCGGAATCGAATCCGGCGGGAACATTTCCTGACCCGCCTCTTTGCGCTGGCACGGCTGCGCCGGGTCGTCCGGCGACCGACCCGGAAAGCCTTGAGCCGGTTCCATGCGGCGAATCGCCTGATGCTCATGGCCTACAACCGCACGGAGCTGGATCAACTGGACCGGTTGTTGGCGGACAACGGAGAGCCGGACGCGGCCGTCCTGGCCAGGGAATACAAGAGGCGGTTGTCGAACGCGCTGTCCCGCAGTCCCCGCTACACCTCGCTCATCGGCGTCCTGATCTACGCCCTGGGGCCGATTTCCAAGCAGTTGACCGACCGGGACAAGGCTCGCTTTCTGGATCGGCTGGAGCGGTTCCGGAACGGGAAGATTCCCGCCAGCGGACCGGTGGGCCTGCTGGGGTCGTGGGTCATGCGCCATGGCACGAGAGACCTGAGGAATCAGACCTTGTTCAACCCTTACCCCATGGAGTTGAACGACATCGCCGGCCCGGCCTCGAAGAAACCCCGGCAACGGTCTCTCTATGGCATTTGATCCGGCCGCCTCCGGTGTATCGGTGAGACCGTGCGGGAGGGCCCACTTTCCGGCTTGCAATTGCCCCTCTTCCGTAGGAATCTGGCACGGTTAGCGTGATGAAACGGGTTCTGGTGGTGGGGGCGGGATCCATCGGATTGCGGCACCTGCGGCTTCTGACCGAGGTCGAAGGTTTCGCCGTCGAGGTCTGCGACAGCCGGCCCGATGGGTTGTCCGAAGCCGCAGCCGCCATTCCCGGCGCCCGCCAATGGAGCGACTTCCGTGAGGCCGCCGCCTCCCGTCCCGACATGGTCTTCGTCTGCACTCCACCCGGCTCCCACGCCGCCCTGACCCGCATCGCCCTGGAATCGGGAGCCCATGTCTTCTGCGAGAAGCCGATCTCCGATTCCGCCGCTGGCGCCAGGAGCATGATCCGGGATCAGCAACGGACGGACCGGCTTCTGAACGTGGGGTTCGTCCAGAGGTTCATGCCGGAGATGCTGCGCGCCCGGAAACTCATCCGGGACGGCCGCGTTGGACGGGTCTGCTATGCCCGCTTCTCCGTCGCTACCCTGAATACGCTGCAGAACTCCCGCTCCCGGCACCAGCGCGACGTCTTCGGCTCGGCGGCCCTGGACTACGTCTACGGGTTCGACACCTTCTGGTGGCTCATGAGGGAACGGCCCGTCTCGGTGTACGCCCGGGGCATCCAGGTCGAGGGACTCCCCTTCACCAGCCGCCCCAACCTCCTCAGCGCCGTAATCGAATATGAATCCGAGCGGGTCGCCGAGTTGCACATCGACTACGTCGCCTACCCGGACCGCTGCACGTATACGTTCCAGGGAGAGCTGGGCTACGTTCGGGTGGATCTGAGCCGCAACATGGTGGAACACGGCGACCGGGAAACCGGACGGCGGTACGTGGAAAACCTCTCTGTGGACCGCGACGACGTAATGCGGGACCAGCGGGATCATTTTCTGGGCGCTGTGGAGGGACGGCACCCGGTGAGCAGTCCGCCCCGGGACGCCCTTCACGGAACGCTGGGAGTGGACGCTCTGATACGATCTCTAAGAACAGGGCGGCCCGAACCCCTGGAGACCGGCTGAAGGGCCGGGGAGTCGAAATGATCGACTGCGACATCCACAACCAGCTTCCCTCCCTGGAGACGCTGGTGCCCTACCTGGACGAGCACTGGCGGGCGTACATCCGCGAATCGGCGTTCGTGGGCCCCGACGTAAACGACTATCCCGAGGGAACAGGCCTTCCGGCGCGGCCGGGCACCACGCCCCCGTCAGGAGGGCCACCCGGGTCTGACCCCGAATTCCTCTGCTCCCAGACCCTGGATGCCTGGGACCTGGAGCTGGGCATACTGAACTGCAACTACTGGGTTCAGAGCGTCCACAACGAATATCTGGCGTCGGCGCTGGCCACCGCCATCAACACCTGGCAGGCGGA
This is a stretch of genomic DNA from Acidobacteriota bacterium. It encodes these proteins:
- a CDS encoding DUF523 and DUF1722 domain-containing protein, which produces MKSDSRTPTPVVVLSRCLGVEACRYNGKMIREDFIHQLSSYVRFRPVCPELEIGLGVPRDPIQIIAGDGGRTLVQPATGRDLTRSMTTFSQAFLKGLNDVDGFILKSRSPSCGIRDTKIHDADQVTVLERDAGVFAAAVLEHFPDAAVEDEKRLRNRIRREHFLTRLFALARLRRVVRRPTRKALSRFHAANRLMLMAYNRTELDQLDRLLADNGEPDAAVLAREYKRRLSNALSRSPRYTSLIGVLIYALGPISKQLTDRDKARFLDRLERFRNGKIPASGPVGLLGSWVMRHGTRDLRNQTLFNPYPMELNDIAGPASKKPRQRSLYGI
- a CDS encoding Gfo/Idh/MocA family oxidoreductase, coding for MKRVLVVGAGSIGLRHLRLLTEVEGFAVEVCDSRPDGLSEAAAAIPGARQWSDFREAAASRPDMVFVCTPPGSHAALTRIALESGAHVFCEKPISDSAAGARSMIRDQQRTDRLLNVGFVQRFMPEMLRARKLIRDGRVGRVCYARFSVATLNTLQNSRSRHQRDVFGSAALDYVYGFDTFWWLMRERPVSVYARGIQVEGLPFTSRPNLLSAVIEYESERVAELHIDYVAYPDRCTYTFQGELGYVRVDLSRNMVEHGDRETGRRYVENLSVDRDDVMRDQRDHFLGAVEGRHPVSSPPRDALHGTLGVDALIRSLRTGRPEPLETG